One segment of Neobacillus endophyticus DNA contains the following:
- the dusB gene encoding tRNA dihydrouridine synthase DusB yields MLKIGDIEMKNPVVLAPMAGVCNSAFRLTVKEFGAGLVCAEMVSDKGIVFKNEKTMNMLYIDEREKPLSLQIFGGEKETLVEAAKFVDQNTNADIIDINMGCPVPKITKCDAGAKWLLDPNKIYEMVSSVVEAVEKPVTVKMRMGWDEEHIYAVKNAQAVERAGGKAVALHGRTRVQMYEGKANWDIIREVKQSVNIPVIGNGDVQTPQDAKRMLDETGVDGVMIGRAALGNPWMIYRTVKYIETGILMDEPPVSEKIDVCILHLDRLIALKNEDIAVREMRKHAAWYLKGIQGNAKVRNAINECNTREDLVTLLNGLVVDVEEQERNEAIVG; encoded by the coding sequence GTGTTAAAAATCGGCGACATTGAAATGAAAAATCCGGTTGTATTAGCACCAATGGCCGGTGTTTGTAACTCTGCTTTCCGTTTAACGGTGAAAGAATTTGGAGCCGGATTAGTGTGTGCAGAAATGGTCAGTGATAAAGGAATTGTCTTTAAAAATGAAAAGACAATGAATATGTTATATATTGATGAACGTGAAAAGCCGCTAAGCCTGCAAATTTTTGGTGGTGAAAAAGAAACGTTGGTGGAAGCAGCCAAATTTGTGGATCAAAATACTAATGCTGATATTATCGACATTAATATGGGTTGTCCGGTTCCGAAAATTACAAAGTGTGATGCAGGGGCCAAATGGCTTTTAGATCCAAATAAAATTTATGAAATGGTTTCTTCTGTTGTTGAAGCAGTTGAGAAACCTGTTACAGTAAAAATGCGGATGGGCTGGGATGAAGAGCATATTTATGCAGTCAAAAATGCTCAAGCTGTTGAACGGGCAGGCGGCAAGGCTGTTGCTCTGCACGGCCGTACTCGTGTACAAATGTACGAAGGAAAGGCGAATTGGGATATTATTCGTGAAGTGAAGCAATCCGTAAACATTCCTGTTATAGGTAATGGTGATGTCCAAACGCCGCAGGATGCCAAAAGAATGCTCGATGAAACCGGTGTTGATGGTGTAATGATTGGCCGAGCAGCACTAGGAAATCCATGGATGATTTACCGTACGGTTAAGTATATAGAAACAGGAATACTGATGGATGAGCCGCCGGTAAGTGAAAAAATCGATGTCTGTATCCTTCACTTGGATCGATTAATCGCTTTAAAAAATGAAGACATCGCGGTTCGTGAAATGCGTAAGCATGCTGCCTGGTATTTAAAAGGAATCCAAGGCAATGCCAAAGTACGTAACGCTATCAATGAGTGTAATACTCGTGAAGATCTAGTAACTCTATTAAATGGGTTAGTAGTGGATGTAGAAGAACAAGAGCGAAACGAGGCTATTGTAGGCTAG
- the lysS gene encoding lysine--tRNA ligase, which translates to MSQEELNDQLQVRREKMAAMRENGLDPFGKRFERTHNAKELKDQYGELSAEDLTEKNIQTAIAGRIMTKRGKGKAGFAHIQDLSGQIQIYVRQDAIGEEQYEIFDTADLGDIIGVSGSVFKTKTGELSVKVQDFTFLTKALRPLPDKFHGLKDIEQRYRQRYLDLIMSQESKETFIARSRIIQSMRRYLDGNGYLEVETPMMHSIAGGAAARPFITHHNALDMPLFMRIAIELHLKRLIVGGLEKVYEIGRVFRNEGVSTRHNPEFTMLELYEAYADFHDIMSLTENMIAHIAQEVIGTTKIQYGEYEVDLTPEWKRLHMVDAIKEYTGVDFWKETSVEEARQLAKEHGVEIKDNMLYGHIVNEFFEQKVEEKLIQPTFIYGHPVEISPLAKKNEDDPRFTDRFELFIVAREHANAFTELNDPIDQRERFEAQLTEREQGNDEAHMMDDDFVEALEYGMAPTGGLGIGIDRLVMLLTNSPSIRDVLLFPLMRHR; encoded by the coding sequence ATGAGTCAAGAAGAATTAAATGACCAACTGCAGGTCAGACGAGAAAAAATGGCCGCAATGAGGGAAAATGGCCTAGATCCATTTGGCAAACGTTTTGAACGTACGCATAATGCCAAGGAATTGAAGGATCAATACGGAGAACTGTCTGCTGAAGATCTAACTGAAAAGAATATTCAAACGGCTATAGCTGGCCGGATTATGACGAAACGCGGGAAAGGCAAAGCGGGTTTTGCTCATATCCAGGACTTATCAGGACAAATCCAAATATATGTCCGTCAGGATGCTATCGGGGAGGAGCAATATGAAATCTTCGATACAGCTGATTTAGGGGATATCATTGGTGTTTCTGGATCTGTTTTTAAAACAAAAACTGGAGAACTTTCTGTAAAAGTCCAAGACTTTACATTTTTAACGAAGGCGCTGAGACCGCTGCCTGACAAATTCCATGGACTTAAAGATATTGAACAGCGATACCGTCAACGTTATCTTGACCTTATTATGAGTCAAGAAAGCAAGGAAACCTTTATCGCGCGTAGCCGTATCATTCAATCGATGCGCCGCTATTTAGATGGAAACGGATATTTAGAGGTGGAAACACCTATGATGCATTCTATTGCCGGAGGCGCCGCTGCACGCCCGTTTATTACCCATCACAATGCGCTTGACATGCCACTTTTCATGCGGATTGCTATAGAACTGCATTTAAAACGTTTAATTGTCGGCGGTCTTGAAAAAGTATATGAAATTGGCCGTGTCTTCAGAAATGAAGGTGTTTCAACCCGCCACAACCCTGAATTCACCATGCTCGAACTTTATGAAGCGTACGCGGACTTCCATGATATCATGAGCCTTACAGAGAACATGATTGCCCATATTGCTCAAGAAGTTATAGGAACAACTAAAATTCAATACGGTGAATATGAAGTAGATCTGACTCCAGAGTGGAAACGACTTCACATGGTAGATGCCATAAAAGAGTACACAGGAGTAGACTTCTGGAAAGAAACAAGCGTTGAGGAAGCACGCCAGCTTGCAAAAGAACACGGTGTTGAAATTAAAGATAATATGCTTTACGGTCATATTGTTAATGAATTCTTCGAACAAAAGGTAGAGGAAAAACTGATTCAGCCGACGTTTATTTACGGTCATCCGGTGGAAATCTCGCCGCTTGCAAAGAAAAATGAAGACGACCCAAGATTCACAGATCGTTTTGAATTATTTATTGTTGCCCGTGAACACGCTAATGCTTTCACGGAGCTAAACGACCCGATTGACCAAAGAGAGCGTTTTGAAGCACAATTAACAGAACGTGAACAGGGAAACGATGAAGCTCATATGATGGATGATGACTTTGTTGAAGCATTAGAATATGGTATGGCGCCTACAGGGGGTTTAGGTATCGGTATTGACCGCTTAGTTATGCTGCTAACCAATTCACCGTCTATCCGCGATGTTCTATTATTCCCGCTAATGCGTCATCGATAA
- a CDS encoding CtsR family transcriptional regulator encodes MRNISDIIEKYLKQVLEMSDEEIVEIKRSEIADKFQCVPSQINYVINTRFTIERGYIVESKRGGGGYIRIIKVQSHDSAHLIDHLLSLVNHRISQTNAEDVITRLVHEEVITHREAKIMLSVIDRSVLYIDLPYRDELRARMLRAMLTSLKYK; translated from the coding sequence ATGAGAAACATCTCCGATATTATTGAAAAATATTTAAAGCAAGTTTTAGAAATGAGTGATGAGGAAATCGTTGAAATCAAACGGAGTGAAATTGCAGATAAGTTTCAATGTGTACCTTCGCAAATTAATTATGTGATCAATACAAGATTTACGATTGAGAGAGGCTACATCGTAGAAAGTAAACGTGGCGGCGGCGGGTATATTCGAATCATAAAAGTACAATCTCACGACTCCGCACACTTAATTGACCATTTACTTTCATTAGTAAACCATAGAATTAGTCAAACAAATGCTGAAGATGTCATTACCCGCCTTGTCCATGAGGAGGTAATTACGCATCGGGAAGCGAAAATTATGTTAAGTGTTATTGACCGTTCTGTTTTATATATTGATCTCCCATACAGGGATGAATTAAGGGCAAGAATGTTGAGAGCAATGTTAACATCATTAAAATATAAATAA